The proteins below come from a single Acidobacteriota bacterium genomic window:
- the gyrA gene encoding DNA gyrase subunit A: MIRPANEVPVNIEDEMRKSYLDYAMSVIIGRALPDVRDGLKPVHRRILYAMYKEGMTSDKRYTKCAGVVGEVIKKYHPHGDSAVYDALVRMAQDFNLRYPLIDGQGNFGSIDGDPAAAYRYTECRLEALAEELLEDIGKDTVDFVPNFDESTEEPLVLPTRVPNLLINGSDGIAVGMATKIPPHNLSEVINATVLLIEKPTATLDEVLELIPGPDFPTGAYIYGRSGIKSAYETGRGQFTMRAKAAIEHQTKEKEQIVITEIPYQVNKARVIERIASLVQDKKIEGISDIRDESDREGMRIVIEIKRGEQPEIVLNNLYKHTQLQENFGMIMLAIVNGQPRELPLMEAIQHFIDHRVNVVRRRTTYDLRKAQERAHILEGFLKALSHLDAIIKLIRASKTPADARTGLMEQFDFSQRQAQAILEMQLQRLTALERDKIQEEYDELQKKIAEYEEILRNEKVLRRVIVKELKEVQKEYGDERKTAIISEQAEIGLEDLIAVEDVVITLSHSQYLKRTPLSTYRQQARGGKGRLGMKTREADFVEGLFVASTHSYILVFTNTGRVHWLKVYEIPDVAAAGRGKHILNLVNLNPREKVASLVTLKELPDERKDIQVNDETYAAEGYVTLVTRNGVIKKTRLANFSNPMARGIIAMNVDDDDELIGAKQTTGQDTIFLATHEGMAIRFRESDVRDMGRQARGVRAMTLEKGDYIIGVEVVGEKELILSATEKGFGKRTPITEYRLQSRGGKGVINVKTVARNGKVVSSLSVTEDSEVMLITQQGKIARLDSAKIRESGRSSQGVKLINLGEEDQLAAACLIRAEDTEDDTQGMLIQ, translated from the coding sequence CTGATCAGGCCTGCGAACGAAGTGCCTGTGAACATTGAAGACGAGATGCGGAAATCGTATCTCGATTACGCCATGAGCGTGATCATCGGGCGCGCGCTGCCTGATGTGCGCGACGGGTTGAAGCCCGTCCATCGGCGCATCCTTTATGCGATGTACAAGGAGGGAATGACCTCCGACAAGCGCTACACCAAGTGCGCCGGCGTGGTGGGAGAAGTGATCAAGAAATATCACCCGCACGGCGATTCCGCGGTCTACGACGCTCTGGTGCGCATGGCCCAGGATTTCAACCTCCGTTATCCGCTGATTGACGGCCAGGGGAATTTTGGATCGATCGATGGCGACCCGGCCGCGGCCTACCGGTACACTGAGTGCCGCCTGGAAGCGCTGGCGGAAGAGCTGCTGGAAGACATCGGCAAAGACACGGTGGACTTTGTTCCCAACTTCGATGAGTCAACCGAGGAACCGCTGGTCCTTCCCACGCGGGTCCCCAATCTTCTGATCAACGGCTCGGACGGCATCGCGGTCGGCATGGCAACCAAGATTCCGCCGCACAACCTGTCTGAAGTGATCAACGCCACCGTCCTTTTGATCGAAAAGCCCACGGCGACACTGGACGAAGTTCTGGAGCTTATTCCCGGCCCCGACTTTCCAACCGGCGCGTACATTTACGGGCGAAGCGGCATCAAGTCGGCGTACGAAACCGGACGCGGGCAGTTCACCATGCGCGCCAAGGCGGCCATCGAGCACCAGACCAAGGAGAAAGAGCAGATCGTCATCACGGAGATTCCTTACCAGGTGAACAAGGCCCGGGTGATCGAGCGCATTGCCAGCCTGGTGCAGGACAAGAAAATTGAAGGCATCTCGGACATCCGGGACGAATCCGACCGCGAAGGCATGCGCATTGTGATTGAAATCAAGCGCGGCGAGCAACCGGAAATTGTTCTGAACAATCTCTATAAGCACACGCAACTGCAGGAAAACTTTGGGATGATCATGCTGGCTATTGTGAATGGCCAGCCTCGAGAACTGCCGTTGATGGAGGCCATCCAGCACTTCATCGACCACCGCGTTAACGTCGTCCGGCGGCGCACTACTTATGATCTTCGCAAAGCCCAGGAGCGCGCCCACATACTGGAAGGGTTTCTGAAAGCGTTGTCGCACCTGGATGCCATCATCAAGCTGATCAGGGCTTCCAAGACGCCGGCAGACGCCCGCACAGGGTTGATGGAGCAGTTTGACTTTTCGCAGCGGCAGGCGCAGGCCATCCTGGAAATGCAGTTGCAGCGCCTGACGGCCCTGGAACGCGATAAAATCCAGGAAGAGTACGATGAACTCCAGAAGAAGATTGCCGAATACGAAGAGATCCTGCGGAATGAGAAGGTCCTGCGCCGCGTGATTGTAAAGGAGCTGAAAGAGGTGCAGAAGGAGTACGGTGACGAGCGCAAGACGGCCATCATCAGCGAGCAGGCAGAGATTGGCCTCGAAGATCTGATTGCCGTTGAAGATGTGGTGATCACGCTCTCGCACTCCCAGTATCTCAAACGCACTCCATTATCCACTTACCGCCAACAGGCCCGCGGCGGCAAGGGACGCCTGGGAATGAAAACCCGGGAGGCTGACTTTGTGGAGGGGCTGTTTGTCGCCTCCACGCACAGTTACATTCTGGTTTTCACCAACACCGGAAGAGTTCACTGGCTGAAGGTTTATGAGATTCCCGATGTTGCCGCCGCCGGACGCGGGAAACACATTCTCAACCTTGTGAATCTGAACCCGCGCGAAAAGGTGGCATCGCTGGTAACGCTGAAAGAACTCCCCGATGAGCGGAAAGACATCCAGGTGAACGATGAAACCTACGCGGCAGAAGGCTATGTCACGCTTGTGACCCGCAACGGCGTCATCAAGAAGACGCGCCTCGCGAATTTCTCCAACCCCATGGCGCGCGGCATCATTGCGATGAATGTGGATGACGATGATGAGTTGATTGGAGCCAAGCAGACAACGGGGCAGGACACCATCTTTCTCGCCACGCACGAAGGCATGGCCATTCGCTTCCGGGAAAGCGACGTTCGTGACATGGGCCGGCAGGCGCGCGGCGTTCGCGCGATGACGCTCGAAAAAGGGGACTACATTATCGGCGTCGAAGTCGTGGGTGAAAAGGAATTGATCCTTTCCGCCACCGAAAAGGGTTTTGGGAAGCGCACGCCCATCACCGAGTACCGGCTGCAATCGCGCGGCGGCAAGGGCGTCATCAATGTGAAGACGGTGGCGCGCAACGGCAAGGTGGTCAGCTCGCTCAGTGTTACGGAGGACTCGGAGGTCATGTTGATCACCCAGCAGGGTAAGATCGCGCGGCTCGATTCCGCCAAGATTCGCGAGTCAGGCCGTTCGTCGCAGGGGGTGAAACTGATTAATCTGGGTGAAGAAGACCAACTGGCCGCCGCGTGCCTCATCCGGGCTGAGGACACTGAGGACGATACGCAGGGCATGCTGATCCAATAG